The Oncorhynchus mykiss isolate Arlee chromosome 10, USDA_OmykA_1.1, whole genome shotgun sequence nucleotide sequence GACAACATGGGAGTAGCTAAAGTGGGACAACATGGGAGTAGCTAAAGTGGGACaacatggagtagctaaagtgggACAACATGGGAGTAGCTAGAGTGGGACAACATGGGAGTAGCTAAAGTGTGGTGTAACGTGGGACaacatggagtagctaaagtgggacaacatggagtagctaaagtgggACAACATGGGAGTAGCTAAAGTGGGACAACATGGGAGTAGCTAAAGTGTGGTGTAAAgtgggacagcatggagtagctaaagtgtgACAACATGGATTAGCTAATGTGTGACaacatggagtagctaaagtgtgttgtaaagtgggacaacatggagtagctaaagtgtgacaacatggagtagctaaagtgtgTTGTAAAGTGGGACAACATGGAGTAGCTAAACTGTGTTGTAAAGTGAGACAGCATGGAATAGCTAAAGTGTGGTGTAAAGTGGGACaacatggagtagctaaagtgggacaacatggagtagctaaagtgtgGTGTAAAGTGGGACaacatggagtagctaaagtgtgTTGTAAAATGGGACAACATGGAATACTAAATTGGGACAACATGTAGTAGCTAATGtatgttttaaagtgggacaagTGAGTAGCTAAAGTGTGTTGTAAAATGGGACaacatggagtagctaaagtgtgTTGTAAATTGTGACaacatggagtagctaaagtgtgACAACATAGAGTAGCTAAAGTGTGTTGTAAAGAGGGACAACATGGAATACTAAAGTCTAAAGTGGGACaacatggagtagctaaagtaggacaacatggagtagctaaagtgtgGTGTAAAGTGGGACaacatggagtagctaaagtgggACAACATGGGAGTAGCTAAAGTGTGGTGTAAAGTGGGACaacatggagtagctaaagtgtgTTGTAAAATGGGACAACATGGAATACTAAATTGGGACAACATGTAGTAGCTAATGtatgttttaaagtgggacaagTGAGTAGCTAAAGTGTGTTGTAAAATGGGACaacatggagtagctaaagtgtgTTGTAAATTGTGACaacatggagtagctaaagtgtgACAACATAGAGTAGCTAAAGTGTGTTGTAAAGAGGGACAaacatggagtagctaaagtaggaccacatggagtagctaaagtgtgGTGTAAAGTGGGACaacatggagtagctaaagtgggACAACATGGGAGTAGCTAAAGTGTGGTGTAAAGTGGGACAACATGGAGTAGCAAAAGTGGGACAACATGGGAGTAGCTAAAGTGTGGTGTAAAGTGGGACaacatggagtagctaaagtgtgTTGTAAAATGGGACAACATGGAATACTAAATTGGGACAACATGTAGTAGCTAATGtatgttttaaagtgggacaagTGAGTAGCTAAAGTGTGTTGTAAAATGGGACaacatggagtagctaaagtgtgTTGTAAATTGTGACaacatggagtagctaaagtgtgACAACATAGAGTAGCTAAAGTGTGTTGTAAAGAGGGACAACATGGAGTAGCTAAAGAGGGACaacatggagtagctaaagtgtgTTGTAAAGTGAGACAGCATCGAATACTAAATTGGGACAACATGTAGTAGCTAATGtatgttttaaagtgggacaagTGAGTAGCTAAAGTGTGTTGTAAAATGGGACaacatggagtagctaaagtgtgTTGTAAATTGTGACaacatggagtagctaaagtgtgACAACATAGAGTAGCTAAAGTGTGTTGTAAAGAGGGACAACATGGAGTAGCTAAAGAGGGACaacatggagtagctaaagtgtgTTGTAAAGTGAGACAGCATCGAATACTAAAGTGTGACaacatggagtagctaaagtgtgGTGTAAAGTGGGACAACGTGGAGTAGCTAAAGTGTGTTGTAAAATGGGACAACATGGAATACTAAAGTGGAACAACATGGAGTAGCTAAAGAAGGACaacatggagtagctaaagtgtgGTGTAAAGTGGGACAACATGGGAGTAGCTAAAGTGTGGTGTAAAGTGGGACaacatggagtagctaaagtgtgTTGTAAAGTCGGACAGCATGGAGTAACTAAACTGTGGTGTAAAGTGGGACAACATGGAATACTAAAGTGGGACAACATGGGAGTAGCTATAGTAGGACaacatggagtagctaaagtgtgGTGTAAAGTTGGACAACCTGGAGTAGCTAAAGTGGGACAACATGGGAGTAGCTAAAGTGTGGTGTAAAGTGGGACaacatggagtagctaaagtgtgATGCAAAATGGGACAACATGGAATACTAAAGTGGGACAACATGGAGTAGCTATAGTAGGACaacatggagtagctaaagtgtgGTGTAAAGTGGGACAACGTGGAGTAGCTAAAGTGTGTTGTAAAATGGGACAACATGGAATACTAAAGTGGGACaacatggagtagctaaagtagGACAACATGGAGTAGCTCAAGTGTGGTGTAAAGTGGGACaacatggagtagctaaagtgggACAACATGGGAGTAGCTAAAGTGTGGTGTAAAGTGGGACaacatggagtagctaaagtgggACAACATGGGAGTAGCTAAAGTGTGGTGTAAAGTGGGACaacatggagtagctaaagtgtgTTGTAAAATGGGACAACATGGAATACTAAATTGGGACAACATGTAGTAGCTAATGtatgttttaaagtgggacaagTGAGTAGCTAAAGTGTGTTGTAAAATGGGACaacatggagtagctaaagtgtgTTGTAAATTGTGACaacatggagtagctaaagtgtgACAACATAGAGTAGCTAAAGTGTGTTGTAAAGTGGGACAGCATGTAGTAGCTAATGTGTGACaacatggagtagctaaagtgtgTTGTAAAGTGAGACAGCATCGAATACTAAAGTGTGACaacatggagtagctaaagtgtgGTGTAAAGTGGGACAACTTGGAGTAGCTAAAGTGTGTTGTGAAGTGGGACAACATAGGGTAGCCAAAGTGTGTTGTAAAGTGGGACAACATGGGGTAGCTAAAGTGTGTTGTGAAGTGGGACAACATAGGGTAGCCAAAGTGTGTTGTAAAGTGAGACCTGCTGTCTCAAGTTATAACCTGCTGTCCCAAGTTATAACCTGCTGTCTCAAGTTATAAACTGCTGTCCCAAGTTATAACCTGCTGTCCCAAGTTATAACCTTGTGTCCCAAATTATAACCTACTGTCCCAAATTATAACCTGCTGTCTCAAGTTATAACCTGCTGTCCCAAGTTATAATCTGCTGTCCCAAATTATAACCTGCTATCCCAAATTATAACCTGCTGTCCCACGTTATAACCTGCTGTCCCAAGTTATAACCTGCTGTCCCGGTTTAAAGTTCTGTCCGAAGTTATAACCTGCTGTCCCAAGTTATAACCTACCAAATGAGAACTGAAAATATGGTTTTGACTCCTGTCAATatgctttttttgtgtgtgtgtgtgtgtgtgtgtgtgtgtgtgtgtgtgtgtgtgtgttagtgtgtgtgtgtgtgtgtgtgtgtgtgtgtgtgtgtgtgtgtgtgtgtgtgtgtgtgtgtgtgtgtgtgtgtgtgtgtgtgtgtgtgtgtgtgtgtgtgtgtgtgtgtgtgtgtgggtgtgtgtgtgtgattaggaCACATCTTGAGGATTTCAGAAATGTATCATGTGTTGGGCTAATATGTTGGACAGACGTTGAAAGAGGTTACAGAATACGAAAATGCAAAGTGTCCCACTTATTCCTAATTCACCCTACAGTATATTGTTTTCTATTTTCATCAacaatattttgtttttattttcactTCCCCTTAATACATGCATCGAATTTACACAAATCGAAccaaatttgtatttatttaaagcctattcctgctccaCTTTTACCAAAAAATATCCAATACTAAATTACTCATACAGCAGTACTTATTAATCACGACGAGAATACATACAATTACAATGAAGTgagttattattgttattagttTAAATAATACTAATAACAGATTGACAAACTAATTCAAAATTATATTGTTGCATTTTTATTCGTATAATAACAGATTCAACTTGAGTCCAAAAACTCCTttatataaagatataaaaacatctaaaatattggagaaaaaaaacatagctATCCCCTTAATAGTCAGTTAGATAATCACACATTTAAAATGACGGGGTAAAAAacctacacagtacacacagatgaaaggggtgaaaaaaaaatctgttattTTCGCATGGGTTTAAAAGATAAATAGAAGTCTTCAAATCCTTACCTGAAATTGTGAGAGTCACAAGCCTCTATCCTTCGAGTCACGAGCTCCCACACTCTCAGCCCTCCGCACAGCAACAATCCTCATTTTATGCCTATATAATTAATATTGCATCTTCATTATTTAATAATTTGAAAACTCACGACATACCCCAGTAACACACGGGCATTCGTTATTTAAACATATCTAATTAGGACCAAGATCCTGGTAACAGTGCGTCAAAGAAAAGGAAAACACAAAGTGTGcctcttattgttattgttgcGTGGTGTTACATGGTGTTTGACTTTGGTTTTAAAATTCAGcactgaaaatattttttttccttctATATTTATGTGCTATATGATTCATTTTAAATCGTAGCAGAGCATTGGGAATTCATAAATACAACACGTCAAGTTCTCTGTGAAACTCAAGGTTATACAATGATTTTATTGCCCATCTGTATCTTGAGGCATGATTTATTCAAAGACCACGGAAGAACAAACCCTGAGTCAATATTCCCTTACTCCAACCCCAGAAACGAAAGAGATATTGTATTTAACATAGACTAGCACAAATAGCAAAATTACTTTAAGCCTAGGTAAACGTTTTCTTCCTGTCTTTAAATTTAGTGATAATGCTAGGTCTAATTATCTACAACTGACATAAACACAAATTAAGCATGTCCAATGTAATCAAAATAATCAATTGCTGATTCAATtgaattgtataaaatattcaatgatttattcattcattttcaACTTCACACATTTTGTCAAGTAAAATTCAAGAGTGAAGAAAAATACTAACAATATTTCAGTGATACTCCAAACTGTTTTACATGTTCACATCAAAATACGTAATGTCAAAATATAGCAGCTTTTCCATGCCCGTTTGACGTGCCTTAGTTAAAATAGTGACATTTTGAAAATGACTAAAGAAAATCAACTCGTGTTGTGTCGTTAATATTGTGAAATGTGATTTTCCTCTTTTGCACACAACTGTGAATTAATTTGTCAACGAAGTTCAGCTAGTTCACAAAGAGAGCATAttaatttgcaatatgtttttaagggggggggggggggggggtgttaaacCGATAGAGTGAAAACACATTAATTCCATCCTATACAAGTATGAATCCAAACAGTCCGAGACATACAGTAAACGTGGAAATGTTGGTGTAATTGATTAAATTGTCCAAACAACTAACCGAACTTACGAGCATTCAACAGGACATCTCACATGATAGAGATAGGTCATTTTCTATAGGCCTATTTGTTATAGTTATGTGATTGAAGAGAGTTGTGATATGCAGTCAAGTAAAAGCAACAACAACGAAAACTTAATCCAAGAGACCTTTAGCACAACACGTGTCATTCCAATCTACAACATAAAATGTGCCCGTTAGAGGACAAAAAAAGTGAACGAGACAACACAATGAACATTTAAATAAATCTATAGAGTCGCGGTTGTAAATTCCAGTCGGACATGATGAAATGTTGATAGATCCCTGTTATCTCTTCAAAATGTCGTATTTTATGCATAATGTTAATTAACTAATGCACAGCAGAATATTTCATCCTTTTCTGTTTTTGCCTTTGGTTGCAAAACCACACACGAACCACGTTTTTTTTAAGGTCCAGCTTTTCAGCAATTGCAGCAATTTTTTCCGAAGATGGACGGGGCTGGATCGCAAAATATGCCTCCAACGAGCGCTTCTCAGGTGCGGCTATCGAAGTGCGTTTTCGTTTCCTTTCGTTACCATTAAAAAGATCTGGCTTGCTGTTTTTCTCCCGGTAAGCAGCCTCGGCCTCCTCGAGCCAGGCTTGGAGGACAGGTTTTAGCGCAATCATATTAttgtgagagagggtgagggactCAAACCTGCAGATAGTACTCTGGCTGAGAGAGCCCACCCCAGGTATCTTCAGGTTGGCGAGGGCTGAGCCAACGTCCGCCTGGGTCACCCCGAGCTTTATCCTCCTTTGTTTGAATCGCTCAGCAAAGGCTTCTAGCTCCCTAGGATCTGACTCCACGTCGTTGACACACGACATTCCGTTGTGCACAGATAGAGAGTGCGGATGACCCATGGCCATAGCCTGGTGGAGGTGACCCATGGTCTGGAGGTGGTGCTGGTGCGTGGTAATCATAGAGGAATCCGGAGCCCCCATCCCGCTCACTGAGAGACTGGACGAGATGTGATCCAGAAGATCCCCCTCTAAGCtctggttgaggtggtggtggtggtggtgttggtgagaGGTCAGGGTGGAAGGATGGGAGATGGGCACCGTAGAGGAGTTGGAGGTGCAGGGGACACTACTCATGGTATGGTAAGTCACGTCTGGCTTGAAATGGTGACTCTTGCCGTGAGAGACTATGTCAGCAGCCGCCAGAGCTTCCGCGCGTGCCAGTAGACTCTCATCAAAGCCACCGAAGATATTGCCCTGGAGCTGGAAGCAAGAGTGCGCATACTGGAATCAGTGGGGAATTCTGTCAACTCAGGATTCAAATAAATGTTAAGCACAGGGAGAACCCTCCTCAAAGCACAGGTCATAAACATTAATATGAAAGCAGCAGCTTTGCTTGAATAGACGAGATgatgagagagcgaaagagagggaggggggaggggttgtGGGGGAGAACGAAAGAAAGAACGAGTACGAGAGTGGATAAAACAAAGTCCTTTCTGATCCACTTAAAACGTCTTAAATTGATATTTGTTCATACATTTGTGCCTCAAATAATTGACTGAGAAACATACCTGCGGGGCAGGCAGACAAACTCTGCGCATGCCTTCCGAACTCGCGTGCAGGCCAGAGTATTTGGGCTCCTGCAGCACAGGGTGCATAGAGAAATGCTGCTTTCCGTTCATGGTCATCATCTTCGATGCGCACCTTGCAGGTAAGTGGCCCTGACATAGAGGCAGGCTCGGTTCTCTGGCTCCTTGCTGTTAGTGAGCTATTTCCATTGGCAGCGCCTCCCGTTCTGCCTCTCTCACCCCACCTGCTCCTTTACTCAACTTACAAGTTACAAGTCATGGGAATGGGCTGGGTGCTGTGCGCAAGCGTGATGCACGGTTGAAAGTGAACGCAATTAAATTGCCCATGAAACTAAAAACAATGGGCCTATGAGGCTCATTATCAGCTATACATAACATGTGATAATGGATTATAAATATGATTAGGCCTATACAATTGTTTGTTCATATTCTTAATAAACTACTCGAGGCCTATATATTTCTGCTGCATTAAC carries:
- the LOC110533344 gene encoding POU domain, class 4, transcription factor 3; translated protein: MMTMNGKQHFSMHPVLQEPKYSGLHASSEGMRRVCLPAPQLQGNIFGGFDESLLARAEALAAADIVSHGKSHHFKPDVTYHTMSSVPCTSNSSTVPISHPSTLTSHQHHHHHHLNQSLEGDLLDHISSSLSVSGMGAPDSSMITTHQHHLQTMGHLHQAMAMGHPHSLSVHNGMSCVNDVESDPRELEAFAERFKQRRIKLGVTQADVGSALANLKIPGVGSLSQSTICRFESLTLSHNNMIALKPVLQAWLEEAEAAYREKNSKPDLFNGNERKRKRTSIAAPEKRSLEAYFAIQPRPSSEKIAAIAEKLDLKKNVVRVWFCNQRQKQKRMKYSAVH